From one Methanomassiliicoccales archaeon genomic stretch:
- a CDS encoding zinc ribbon domain-containing protein, with protein sequence MGSATRRALVVTLILLTLTVWSSSYFDGSMTNGTPQFNFETFDLNTAVDSEPYTDLFPLADVEMHAEGALYTVTVTFRFNLLDTTEMDVCDGASVDLKRMVINSYQTIQSGYTDDQGTIVFNNVSGGTYLVRIESDDDRWVRVADGSKALDPNYYWNTQQFTLVGDRQLEYSISDQTRGAWAIYHDLREGADWLWEQTGWQRSSVTVVWPEGDWPHSHGDVIHIPSDEDVAGAIWRSEISLHEYAHCIHYELRGGNFPSGDGPDPHYIDSESSPGFAFSEGWAQFFERAVGNDPERSDGSSLESTLFADGPFGNGDEGDMDGAVVEGAVANLFWDIYDGVDSEDRAPESERGDQVDREFSVLWDIMYREQPNDVNDIKRAWPLRDADVQAIFQNARIPMELDPPSNPTSFFSSHEVDVGSLDSTLYLRWLGAADDGSGVLGYSIIIDGQPHSAPDKVMDQNSDHLTTVSLTPGVYYIHIRTVDQDGNWAEDVYSIGPFVISEGAVPIDEPLIPEGNDLNALLGLVAVVSMVGLGLLMIFSLDKRRGRSAPPARINHLAGNCPYCGRLDQGGSFCPYCGGRLR encoded by the coding sequence ATGGGTTCCGCCACGCGCAGGGCATTGGTCGTGACGTTGATATTGCTGACGCTCACCGTATGGTCATCCAGCTACTTCGATGGTTCAATGACGAATGGAACGCCACAATTCAATTTCGAAACCTTTGACCTGAATACTGCGGTGGATTCGGAACCATATACCGACCTTTTCCCTCTTGCGGATGTGGAAATGCACGCGGAGGGAGCGTTGTATACTGTGACGGTCACCTTCCGCTTCAATTTGCTCGACACGACCGAGATGGATGTCTGTGATGGCGCATCGGTTGACCTGAAGAGGATGGTCATCAACTCCTACCAGACCATCCAATCGGGCTACACTGACGATCAGGGTACGATCGTTTTCAACAATGTCAGCGGGGGCACATATCTGGTGCGGATCGAGTCTGATGACGACCGCTGGGTACGGGTAGCGGATGGCAGCAAAGCCCTGGACCCCAATTACTATTGGAACACACAGCAGTTCACATTGGTTGGAGACCGACAGCTCGAATACAGCATCTCTGACCAGACCAGGGGGGCCTGGGCCATCTACCACGACCTTCGGGAAGGAGCGGACTGGTTATGGGAGCAGACCGGTTGGCAGCGTTCATCGGTCACGGTGGTGTGGCCGGAAGGGGATTGGCCCCACTCCCATGGGGATGTCATTCACATACCATCGGACGAGGACGTCGCGGGAGCGATCTGGAGGAGCGAGATATCGTTGCATGAATATGCCCATTGCATCCATTACGAGCTTAGGGGAGGTAATTTTCCGTCCGGGGACGGTCCCGATCCCCATTATATTGACAGTGAGTCCTCACCAGGCTTCGCCTTCAGCGAGGGTTGGGCGCAGTTCTTCGAACGGGCGGTAGGGAACGATCCGGAGCGTAGTGACGGAAGCTCGCTCGAGAGCACCTTGTTCGCGGATGGCCCCTTCGGGAACGGCGACGAAGGGGACATGGATGGTGCTGTGGTGGAGGGAGCGGTGGCCAACCTGTTCTGGGACATCTACGACGGTGTGGACTCGGAGGACCGGGCTCCAGAAAGTGAACGGGGCGATCAGGTCGACAGGGAGTTCAGCGTTCTCTGGGACATCATGTATCGAGAACAACCTAACGATGTAAATGACATCAAGAGAGCGTGGCCACTGCGTGATGCGGACGTTCAGGCCATATTCCAAAACGCTCGTATACCCATGGAGCTGGACCCGCCCTCGAACCCCACGTCCTTCTTCTCCAGCCATGAAGTGGATGTGGGTTCCCTCGACAGCACCCTCTACCTACGATGGCTGGGGGCGGCGGACGATGGGAGCGGTGTATTGGGGTATTCGATCATCATCGATGGACAGCCCCATTCCGCCCCGGACAAGGTCATGGACCAGAACAGCGATCATCTGACCACCGTGTCCCTGACCCCGGGGGTGTACTACATACACATCAGGACCGTTGACCAGGACGGCAATTGGGCGGAGGACGTCTACAGCATCGGGCCGTTCGTCATCTCCGAAGGGGCGGTCCCGATCGACGAACCGCTAATTCCCGAGGGCAACGATCTCAATGCCCTGCTAGGGCTGGTGGCAGTAGTGAGCATGGTCGGCTTGGGACTGTTAATGATATTTTCGTTGGATAAAAGAAGGGGGCGATCGGCACCCCCGGCGAGGATCAATCACCTGGCAGGCAACTGTCCATACTGTGGGCGCCTTGACCAGGGAGGATCGTTCTGCCCTTACTGCGGCGGACGTTTGAGGTGA
- a CDS encoding pyridoxamine 5'-phosphate oxidase family protein yields MRKSEREITDLDELDQVIMRAEVCRLGMVDDGEPYIVPMNFGYRRGVFFFHCAQEGRKLDIIRRNPGVCFELESDVRLIGGDRPCQWTSSFRSVIGMGNATVVLDDIGKREGLEAIMDHYAKGPFDFDEHPLSLTAVIRVVVERMSGKRSKH; encoded by the coding sequence GTGAGAAAGTCGGAGAGGGAGATCACGGACCTGGACGAGCTGGATCAAGTGATAATGAGGGCGGAGGTCTGCAGACTTGGAATGGTGGACGACGGTGAACCATACATCGTGCCCATGAACTTTGGATATAGGCGAGGTGTTTTTTTCTTCCATTGCGCCCAGGAGGGTAGGAAGCTGGACATCATTCGCCGCAACCCTGGAGTATGCTTTGAGCTGGAGAGCGATGTTCGTTTGATCGGCGGTGACCGACCATGTCAATGGACCAGCAGTTTCCGCAGCGTCATTGGTATGGGAAATGCCACCGTGGTGTTGGATGATATAGGGAAGAGGGAAGGTTTGGAAGCGATCATGGATCACTACGCCAAGGGACCGTTCGACTTCGACGAGCACCCGCTTTCCTTGACCGCGGTGATCCGCGTGGTGGTGGAAAGAATGAGCGGCAAGCGTTCTAAGCACTGA
- a CDS encoding 4Fe-4S binding protein, whose amino-acid sequence MSKIKRKMIKIDEEKCTGCGECILSCAEGAIVIKDGKAKVVKDMYCDGLGACLGHCPEGALSIEEREAEPFNEEAAKEWVASTRDQEAHSCNSSRPMVIMPSKPAEASEITSQLQNWPIQLNLAPEVTSAYKGASLLIAADCTGFSCGNVQRDFIAGRVAIIGCPKLDDFQAYVEKLTRIFKGNDIKDITLIRMDVPCCGGLQHLVHEALKHSGKELPLQEYIVERYGGKVVKVSA is encoded by the coding sequence ATGTCAAAGATTAAACGGAAGATGATCAAGATCGACGAGGAGAAGTGCACCGGTTGCGGAGAGTGCATACTTTCCTGCGCCGAGGGCGCCATTGTCATAAAGGACGGCAAGGCCAAGGTGGTCAAGGACATGTACTGCGATGGCCTCGGAGCTTGCCTAGGACATTGTCCGGAAGGAGCGCTCTCCATCGAGGAGAGAGAGGCCGAACCCTTCAACGAGGAAGCGGCCAAGGAGTGGGTGGCATCCACTCGTGATCAGGAGGCGCACTCCTGCAACAGCTCCCGCCCCATGGTGATCATGCCATCAAAACCTGCCGAGGCCAGTGAGATTACCTCTCAGTTACAGAACTGGCCCATCCAATTGAACCTTGCCCCGGAGGTAACGTCGGCATACAAGGGCGCGTCCTTGCTCATTGCGGCCGATTGCACCGGCTTCTCCTGCGGAAACGTTCAGAGAGATTTCATCGCTGGACGGGTGGCCATAATCGGCTGCCCAAAGCTGGACGATTTCCAGGCCTACGTAGAAAAGTTGACCAGGATATTCAAAGGCAACGATATCAAGGATATCACCCTGATCCGCATGGACGTGCCATGCTGCGGCGGGCTTCAGCATCTGGTGCACGAAGCGCTCAAGCACAGTGGTAAAGAGCTGCCTCTGCAGGAATACATCGTGGAGCGCTACGGTGGTAAAGTGGTCAAGGTCAGTGCTTAG
- a CDS encoding TrkH family potassium uptake protein, whose amino-acid sequence MASNYEKLRRGFGRLAYLFDRLDLDVGDLFNKIARKESAIPHIFGILLVYMGIALIFPYIVSMIYHEDPRPWIFPLLLSLISGILLLMRYRAPENTRPTEAMFVVATGWLALTVMGSIPFVLHGMGIVDALFETMSGFTTTGSTIMGYDNAAIIEAWPKSILFWRSFTQWLGGAGVIMIFVTIFPMLGVGGRNLFKNEFPGLDVQNFSMRIQEEARKFHYIYILLSAAQLGLLLLAGIGAFDSLCVMFSSMSTGGFSPHSTSIAYYASAEVEWIVIAFMFLAGTNFYLHFQAMTTRDPKRYWKSSEFKIYVFLILAATAIITFVMWGGALHDLETTVRISMFQVVSVLTSTGFATSNFAIWDKAVVFLLFALMVIGGSTGSTAGGIKTARFYLSREFIASALHKTVHPRSVFNVKIDGRPLSQEAMSSVMAMVMCYFATALVAVVTLIILGVDPATSMSAAVATLSNGGPGIGMIGPFGTYGLLPDPAKLVLIFTMWAGRLEFIAVLVLFTPVFWKELMRYRERYV is encoded by the coding sequence ATGGCCAGCAATTATGAGAAGTTGAGAAGGGGCTTCGGTCGTCTGGCATATTTATTCGACCGTCTCGACCTGGACGTGGGCGACCTCTTCAACAAGATCGCGCGTAAGGAGAGCGCCATCCCACACATTTTCGGTATATTGCTGGTCTACATGGGGATCGCCCTGATATTTCCCTACATTGTTTCCATGATATACCACGAGGATCCCCGTCCTTGGATATTCCCCCTCCTACTATCTCTCATCTCCGGGATACTCCTGCTCATGCGTTACCGGGCACCGGAGAACACTCGGCCGACGGAGGCGATGTTCGTAGTGGCGACCGGTTGGCTGGCCTTAACAGTAATGGGTTCCATACCTTTCGTTCTTCACGGCATGGGCATTGTTGATGCCCTTTTCGAGACCATGAGCGGGTTCACTACCACCGGCTCCACCATCATGGGCTATGACAACGCGGCGATCATTGAGGCCTGGCCGAAGAGCATACTCTTCTGGAGGAGCTTCACCCAGTGGCTTGGCGGCGCAGGGGTTATCATGATATTCGTAACCATCTTCCCCATGCTGGGTGTGGGAGGCCGCAACCTTTTCAAGAACGAATTTCCCGGTTTGGACGTCCAGAACTTCTCTATGCGCATTCAGGAGGAGGCGCGGAAGTTCCATTACATCTACATATTACTTTCAGCCGCGCAGCTGGGCCTGCTTCTGCTGGCCGGCATCGGTGCTTTCGATTCACTTTGTGTGATGTTCTCCAGCATGTCCACCGGGGGCTTCTCACCCCACTCCACCAGTATCGCATATTACGCCTCGGCGGAAGTAGAGTGGATCGTCATAGCCTTCATGTTCCTGGCAGGGACGAACTTCTATCTGCACTTCCAGGCAATGACCACCCGGGACCCAAAAAGATACTGGAAGAGCTCCGAGTTCAAGATCTATGTATTTCTTATTCTGGCCGCCACGGCCATAATCACATTCGTCATGTGGGGAGGGGCGCTACACGATCTTGAGACCACGGTGCGCATTTCTATGTTCCAAGTGGTCTCCGTGCTCACCTCAACCGGCTTTGCCACGTCCAACTTTGCGATCTGGGACAAGGCCGTGGTGTTCCTGCTGTTCGCCCTTATGGTCATCGGTGGCTCCACCGGTTCTACGGCTGGTGGTATTAAGACCGCCCGTTTCTATCTGTCTCGAGAGTTCATCGCGTCAGCTCTGCACAAGACTGTGCATCCCCGTTCCGTGTTCAATGTAAAAATCGACGGCCGACCACTGAGCCAAGAAGCCATGTCCTCGGTAATGGCCATGGTCATGTGCTATTTCGCCACCGCCTTGGTGGCGGTAGTAACCCTGATCATTCTTGGAGTTGACCCTGCCACATCCATGAGCGCAGCGGTCGCCACGCTCTCCAACGGCGGTCCGGGAATAGGGATGATCGGTCCCTTTGGAACCTACGGGTTGCTTCCGGACCCGGCCAAATTGGTTCTGATATTCACCATGTGGGCTGGACGTCTTGAATTTATAGCCGTCCTCGTATTGTTCACACCGGTCTTCTGGAAAGAGCTAATGCGCTACAGGGAGAGGTATGTGTAA
- the trkA gene encoding Trk system potassium transporter TrkA: MHVIVVGAGNVGYTIARMLSKQHSVMVIEDDLKRYDYVVNHLNVGALNANGASPKVLKSIINEDTNLLLAVTERDETNIFTCMMAKQINSKIITVARVRNPDYIDGTLTSKFLNVDHIISPEYLTAVKLKRIAMFENAIGCESIPSLGVELAKFRVTGRKEGVVMVPLRELPLPEECKILVIHRGKQVIVPNGHDVLMKGDEVTIIGKENAVIQFNKMLGIVRDPKDVVIVGGGIVGEHLATMLEKEKLSVKLIENSEDRCRVLAKRLNRTVIINDNGSDPSVLRNENVSMADVLICATDNEEQNLLASLIGKHLGVSKVISRYSKREYEEIFSMTGIDASVGYYHVVANEIIKETVHNYEVMLLLEKFSEEFFDLKVTPGCRIIGKKLSEIDMPKMSSIALLVRDKVAVIPKAEMVIEEGDKVFIYALQSAIAKLEWMFKANIPVGP, encoded by the coding sequence ATGCATGTCATTGTGGTAGGGGCGGGAAATGTTGGTTATACTATCGCCAGGATGCTTTCCAAACAACATTCTGTAATGGTCATAGAGGACGACCTAAAACGCTATGATTATGTGGTGAACCACCTCAATGTAGGCGCACTCAACGCCAACGGAGCCAGTCCGAAGGTGCTAAAAAGCATAATCAACGAGGACACCAACCTTCTACTGGCCGTGACCGAAAGGGACGAGACCAACATCTTCACATGCATGATGGCCAAACAGATCAACTCAAAGATCATCACTGTGGCTAGAGTGCGAAATCCCGACTACATAGATGGCACTCTGACCTCCAAGTTCCTTAATGTCGATCACATAATCTCCCCTGAGTACCTAACGGCGGTCAAGCTCAAGCGCATCGCCATGTTCGAAAACGCCATCGGTTGTGAGAGCATCCCCTCGTTAGGCGTTGAACTGGCTAAGTTCAGGGTGACGGGCAGGAAGGAAGGGGTGGTCATGGTTCCGCTGCGAGAATTGCCATTGCCCGAAGAGTGTAAGATATTGGTCATTCACCGCGGGAAACAAGTGATCGTTCCTAATGGCCACGACGTGCTGATGAAGGGGGACGAGGTCACCATCATCGGAAAGGAGAACGCCGTTATCCAGTTCAATAAAATGTTAGGCATCGTACGCGATCCCAAGGACGTGGTGATAGTGGGCGGCGGCATAGTGGGCGAACACCTGGCCACCATGTTGGAGAAGGAGAAACTGTCGGTTAAGCTCATTGAGAACTCCGAGGACCGCTGCCGGGTACTGGCTAAGAGGCTGAATCGAACGGTGATCATCAATGACAACGGCTCTGACCCTTCCGTTCTGCGTAACGAGAACGTAAGCATGGCCGACGTTCTGATCTGTGCCACGGACAATGAGGAGCAGAATCTATTGGCCTCCCTGATCGGGAAGCACCTGGGGGTCTCCAAGGTCATATCCAGGTATTCCAAGAGAGAGTACGAGGAGATATTCAGTATGACCGGTATCGACGCCTCGGTCGGTTACTATCACGTGGTGGCCAACGAGATCATCAAGGAGACGGTGCACAACTACGAGGTCATGCTATTGTTGGAAAAGTTCTCCGAGGAGTTCTTCGATCTGAAGGTCACTCCTGGATGTCGCATAATCGGCAAGAAGTTGAGCGAGATCGACATGCCCAAGATGTCCTCCATCGCCCTGCTGGTCAGGGATAAGGTCGCTGTCATACCTAAAGCCGAGATGGTCATCGAAGAAGGTGACAAGGTCTTCATCTACGCCCTTCAATCAGCCATCGCCAAGCTGGAGTGGATGTTCAAGGCCAATATTCCGGTCGGTCCGTAG
- a CDS encoding isocitrate/isopropylmalate dehydrogenase family protein codes for MKHRIVVIPGDGIGPEVIDSAKQVLCSCEVNIDWVEVEAGKGAIKEFGTPLPEHVLETIRDVGIALKGPITTPIGKGFSSVNVALRKGLNLYANVRPINSRFGISDKFSGVDMVIFRENTEDVYSGLEQDIAPGVAQCLKIITKEASDRIAEFAFEFARNNGRKKVQAVHKANIMKKSDGMFLRSCQDVASRYPEIEYGEIIVDNCAMQMVIRPQQFDVLVLTNLYGDIISDLGAGLVGGLGLVPGANYGVNLAVFEAAHGSAPDIAGKNMANPLAVILSSVNMMRYLGEGKVAEKIESAVIEMLADRKMLTPDLGGKATTSELTQALIGKIELLGRS; via the coding sequence ATGAAGCATAGAATAGTGGTAATTCCAGGTGACGGCATAGGTCCTGAAGTGATTGATTCAGCGAAACAAGTGTTGTGCTCCTGCGAGGTCAATATCGACTGGGTCGAGGTAGAGGCTGGGAAGGGGGCGATTAAAGAGTTCGGCACACCGCTGCCCGAGCATGTCCTGGAAACCATCAGGGATGTCGGTATCGCACTGAAAGGGCCGATCACCACTCCGATCGGGAAAGGTTTCAGCAGCGTGAACGTGGCATTGAGGAAGGGACTGAACCTCTATGCTAACGTACGCCCGATCAACTCCCGGTTCGGGATCAGCGATAAGTTCTCTGGTGTGGACATGGTGATATTCCGAGAGAACACCGAGGACGTATATTCAGGCCTGGAACAGGACATCGCGCCAGGCGTGGCACAATGTCTTAAGATCATCACCAAGGAGGCATCGGACCGAATCGCTGAATTCGCGTTCGAGTTCGCCCGAAATAATGGCCGGAAGAAGGTGCAGGCAGTGCACAAGGCCAACATCATGAAGAAGAGCGATGGAATGTTCCTAAGAAGCTGCCAGGATGTTGCCAGTAGATATCCAGAGATCGAGTACGGGGAGATCATCGTGGATAATTGCGCCATGCAGATGGTCATCCGACCTCAGCAGTTCGATGTGTTGGTGCTCACTAACCTCTATGGTGACATCATCAGCGATCTCGGGGCAGGGCTGGTTGGAGGATTAGGACTGGTCCCTGGGGCGAACTATGGGGTGAACCTAGCTGTGTTCGAGGCCGCCCATGGTAGCGCCCCGGACATCGCCGGTAAGAACATGGCCAACCCGTTAGCGGTCATCCTTTCCTCGGTGAACATGATGCGATATCTGGGGGAAGGCAAGGTCGCAGAGAAGATAGAAAGTGCCGTCATCGAAATGTTGGCCGATCGGAAGATGTTGACCCCGGACCTGGGTGGGAAGGCCACCACAAGCGAGCTTACCCAAGCGTTGATCGGCAAGATCGAGCTATTGGGTCGATCCTAG
- a CDS encoding DNA-directed RNA polymerase subunit N yields the protein MPVRCFTCGKVVGSSYQPFVKRVQMGEDPQVVLDELGIKRYCCRRMIISHSDLLGELIPLG from the coding sequence ATGCCGGTTAGATGCTTCACGTGCGGCAAGGTTGTAGGAAGCTCCTACCAACCCTTCGTTAAAAGAGTGCAGATGGGGGAGGACCCCCAGGTAGTGCTTGACGAACTGGGCATCAAACGGTACTGTTGCCGCCGTATGATAATCTCCCACTCGGACCTGCTCGGTGAGCTGATCCCCCTGGGTTAA
- a CDS encoding 30S ribosomal protein S9: MSEIVNTSGKRKTAVARAVAREGTGMVRINSVPLGIITPELARLKMAEPLTLVPEMAAKIDIDVSVAGGGVMGQAEATRTAIAKAIVEYFKNDEMELAFKHFDRSLLISDIRRKLPKKPLGRGARKKRQKSYR; encoded by the coding sequence ATGTCCGAGATAGTCAATACCAGTGGAAAGAGGAAGACGGCAGTGGCCCGCGCGGTTGCCCGCGAAGGCACCGGCATGGTGCGCATCAACAGCGTGCCCTTGGGTATCATCACTCCTGAGCTGGCCCGGCTGAAGATGGCCGAGCCTTTGACCTTGGTGCCGGAGATGGCGGCCAAGATTGATATCGATGTCAGCGTGGCTGGCGGCGGTGTAATGGGTCAGGCCGAGGCTACCAGGACCGCCATCGCCAAAGCAATCGTGGAGTATTTCAAGAACGACGAAATGGAGCTGGCCTTCAAGCACTTTGATAGGTCCTTGCTGATCAGCGACATCCGCCGTAAGCTCCCGAAGAAACCGCTAGGTCGCGGTGCTAGGAAGAAGAGGCAGAAATCGTACAGGTGA
- a CDS encoding 50S ribosomal protein L13 → MAIIDAENHIAGRLGTVIAKRLLKGEQIVIVNAEKIIITGDRDAVLNHYKVKRDRGNMKSGPFFPRRADLIMKRTVRGMLPWYTTSGREAYRRLTVYVGVPKEFVEQDKEKVDVAIKTGLTQFVTLSQIAEFLGSRVK, encoded by the coding sequence ATGGCTATAATCGACGCTGAGAACCACATCGCAGGAAGACTTGGCACTGTTATCGCCAAGAGGCTCTTGAAGGGCGAGCAGATAGTTATCGTCAATGCTGAGAAGATCATAATCACCGGCGACCGCGACGCTGTCCTGAACCATTACAAAGTAAAGAGGGACCGCGGAAACATGAAGAGCGGCCCCTTCTTCCCACGCCGTGCGGACCTCATAATGAAGAGGACCGTCAGAGGCATGCTCCCCTGGTATACCACTTCTGGAAGGGAAGCCTACAGAAGATTAACGGTATACGTAGGAGTGCCCAAGGAGTTCGTGGAACAGGATAAGGAGAAAGTGGACGTCGCCATCAAGACCGGGCTGACACAGTTCGTCACGCTCAGTCAGATCGCCGAATTCCTAGGCTCGAGGGTGAAGTGA
- a CDS encoding 50S ribosomal protein L18e: MTTKKTDPNLVATIDSLKAETRASGVGIWRDIALRLEKAKVNWAEVNLSKLERYASEGDIVVVPGKVLGSGALNKKLTVAAYGFSESAKNKIEAAGGRNLTILDLAKEMPQGTGVRIMR; the protein is encoded by the coding sequence ATGACAACTAAAAAGACTGACCCTAACCTCGTGGCCACCATCGATTCGCTGAAAGCGGAGACGAGAGCCAGTGGGGTAGGGATCTGGCGAGACATTGCTCTAAGGTTGGAAAAGGCCAAGGTCAATTGGGCCGAGGTCAATCTGAGCAAGTTGGAGCGATACGCCTCCGAGGGCGACATAGTGGTCGTGCCCGGTAAGGTGTTGGGGTCTGGAGCGTTGAATAAGAAATTGACCGTAGCCGCCTACGGCTTCTCCGAGTCTGCCAAGAACAAGATCGAGGCTGCCGGGGGCAGGAACTTGACCATTCTGGATTTGGCCAAAGAGATGCCTCAGGGGACCGGGGTCAGGATAATGAGGTGA
- a CDS encoding TIM barrel protein, with product MKDGIEDVHNLGLNAMEVQMVRVNVMPRSPDDEEVGMTPRDLEGDLIVEIHRRKGKKEVQITNLDEKIKEDDTLISLSSGLVQNYNELAELGLMGSELDVQLSMHTPYYIDLTSSTDLARKSMDSIRWAGLMTQEMGGSVVVTHLGLYGNDSPRVASAAIKDKLEEIVGWWDKNGLEPVLGLETSGRKEVFGSLEEIMNICDDMDHVVPVVNFAHLHARTNGMLREPEDFSEVFDRVKSYVGDLYYTHFSGVEHDGGNERRVTPIKKGDLRFEPMAEFLADANPNSVIISSSPLLEHDAMYMKVIYERVLTKKISKDSKVKKAKGGKDDDDD from the coding sequence TTGAAGGATGGCATCGAGGATGTCCATAATCTTGGTCTTAACGCCATGGAGGTTCAGATGGTCAGGGTGAATGTTATGCCCCGCTCTCCTGATGATGAGGAGGTGGGGATGACACCACGCGACCTAGAGGGTGACCTGATCGTGGAGATCCACCGACGGAAAGGTAAGAAAGAGGTGCAGATCACGAATCTGGACGAGAAGATCAAGGAGGACGACACCTTGATCAGCCTTTCCTCAGGATTGGTGCAGAACTATAACGAATTGGCCGAGCTGGGGTTGATGGGAAGTGAACTCGATGTGCAATTATCGATGCACACTCCTTATTACATAGATCTTACCAGCAGTACCGATCTCGCCCGCAAGAGCATGGATTCCATAAGGTGGGCAGGTCTGATGACCCAGGAGATGGGGGGCAGCGTGGTCGTCACCCATCTCGGACTCTATGGCAATGATAGCCCGAGGGTGGCCTCCGCAGCCATAAAGGATAAGCTTGAGGAGATCGTGGGCTGGTGGGACAAGAACGGCCTGGAACCCGTGCTAGGACTGGAGACCTCTGGCAGGAAGGAGGTCTTCGGAAGTTTGGAAGAGATAATGAACATCTGCGATGATATGGACCATGTCGTTCCTGTGGTCAACTTCGCTCACCTACACGCTCGTACCAATGGTATGCTCCGGGAACCAGAAGATTTCAGCGAGGTCTTCGACCGGGTCAAGAGCTATGTCGGCGACCTGTATTACACACATTTCTCAGGGGTAGAACACGACGGAGGCAACGAACGCCGGGTGACCCCCATCAAGAAAGGTGACCTGAGATTCGAACCAATGGCCGAGTTCTTGGCCGATGCCAATCCCAATTCGGTCATCATCTCCAGCTCCCCTCTGCTGGAACATGATGCCATGTACATGAAGGTCATCTATGAAAGGGTGCTGACCAAGAAGATATCCAAGGACAGCAAGGTCAAGAAGGCCAAGGGTGGCAAGGACGATGATGATGATTGA
- a CDS encoding SIS domain-containing protein: MKDTTVYILDEVRRTIERVEETVVSEIVETLAASPKIFIYGVGRSGLVGKAFAVRLVQMGLSVHFVGDTTTPIVKKGDLVFIISNTGETMSAVQTANIVRRIGAIVISITGSTNSKLGIASNIVLELVQPRDDQKKRMAPLGTIFELASMVMLDSMIPLLMTRLNQDETSLRRRHAIWV; encoded by the coding sequence TTGAAGGACACGACCGTCTATATCCTTGACGAGGTCAGGCGGACCATTGAGAGGGTGGAAGAGACCGTGGTATCAGAGATCGTCGAGACCTTGGCGGCCTCACCCAAGATATTCATTTACGGCGTTGGACGATCGGGATTAGTCGGAAAGGCCTTTGCCGTTCGCCTGGTTCAAATGGGTCTAAGCGTGCATTTTGTCGGCGACACCACCACCCCCATAGTCAAGAAGGGCGATCTTGTTTTCATCATATCCAATACCGGGGAGACCATGTCCGCGGTGCAGACCGCGAACATCGTCCGGAGGATAGGTGCCATCGTAATCTCGATCACCGGCAGCACTAACTCCAAATTGGGCATCGCCAGTAACATCGTCCTGGAGCTGGTCCAGCCCCGTGACGATCAAAAGAAGCGCATGGCCCCCTTAGGGACCATATTCGAGCTGGCCAGCATGGTGATGTTGGATTCGATGATCCCTTTGTTGATGACCCGCCTTAATCAGGATGAGACCTCATTGAGGCGAAGGCACGCCATCTGGGTCTGA
- a CDS encoding Mov34/MPN/PAD-1 family protein translates to MRRPPVILGGQDMEVEERDPPSPERTLPHKWLSKDARRLYSENDGTEMYLFKMAEEKVRNHALSRTKDGLEVMGLLLGEVFTHQGREYTVVRDVATTDLEATPVSVRFDPEGFESLFTSLESTRFRYVLVGWYHSHPGHGCFLSSTDIATQKGMFDRPYHTALVVDPVRKEMEAFCLRNGEVQRRKFLVYWDEYQNPYYGESVRSRKLSE, encoded by the coding sequence TTGAGGCGCCCTCCAGTAATACTCGGGGGCCAGGACATGGAGGTGGAAGAGAGGGACCCTCCTTCTCCCGAGCGTACATTACCGCATAAATGGCTGTCCAAGGATGCTCGTCGCCTATACTCCGAAAATGACGGAACGGAGATGTACTTGTTCAAGATGGCCGAAGAGAAGGTGCGCAACCACGCCCTCAGCCGCACCAAGGACGGACTGGAGGTCATGGGTCTGCTGCTGGGGGAGGTGTTCACTCATCAAGGTCGTGAATACACGGTGGTGAGGGATGTCGCTACGACCGATCTTGAAGCCACTCCTGTCAGCGTTAGATTCGATCCCGAAGGTTTTGAATCGCTGTTCACCTCTCTTGAATCCACTCGCTTCCGCTACGTGCTGGTGGGCTGGTACCATTCCCACCCTGGTCACGGGTGTTTCCTCTCGTCCACTGACATAGCCACTCAGAAGGGCATGTTCGATCGTCCCTATCACACCGCCTTGGTCGTGGACCCGGTCCGCAAAGAGATGGAGGCGTTCTGTTTGCGCAATGGGGAAGTCCAACGGCGTAAGTTCCTGGTCTATTGGGATGAGTATCAGAACCCTTACTATGGGGAGAGCGTGAGGTCGCGCAAGCTTAGCGAGTGA